One Gemmatimonadaceae bacterium genomic region harbors:
- the truA gene encoding tRNA pseudouridine(38-40) synthase TruA yields MSVRTLQLVLHYDGTAFSGWQVQPEQRTVQGEVERVLARLCGERIVAQGAGRTDAGVHARGQAVGVRVPDKWSAPELRRAMNALLSDDVWVAAVHEMRPEFHARYSATARRYAYFVGTDEEARSPFRRRTEWALRPPLDRGALDAAARDIVGDHCFVAFAVRGTAPDHDHHRCIVTDACWSDRQGGLTFHVEANRFLHHMVRFLVATMIDIATGKRPASDLRMLLADTSNDRTSPPAPSHALFLERVAYPPGLYLSPT; encoded by the coding sequence ATGTCGGTGCGCACCCTGCAGCTCGTGCTGCACTATGACGGAACGGCGTTTTCCGGCTGGCAAGTCCAGCCCGAACAGCGCACCGTGCAGGGTGAAGTGGAACGGGTGCTCGCCAGGTTGTGCGGAGAACGAATCGTGGCCCAGGGGGCCGGTCGTACCGACGCGGGCGTCCACGCGCGCGGGCAGGCGGTCGGCGTGCGAGTGCCGGACAAGTGGAGCGCGCCCGAGTTGCGCCGCGCCATGAACGCACTCCTCTCCGACGACGTGTGGGTAGCGGCGGTGCACGAGATGCGCCCCGAGTTCCATGCACGTTACAGCGCCACGGCCCGTCGGTATGCGTACTTTGTCGGCACGGACGAGGAAGCGCGGTCGCCGTTCCGGCGCCGGACCGAGTGGGCGCTGCGACCACCACTCGACCGAGGCGCGCTCGACGCAGCGGCCCGGGACATCGTGGGCGATCACTGCTTCGTTGCCTTCGCCGTCCGAGGAACCGCCCCTGACCACGATCACCATCGCTGCATCGTGACCGACGCTTGCTGGAGCGACCGACAGGGCGGGCTCACCTTTCATGTCGAAGCCAACCGGTTCCTGCATCACATGGTCCGCTTCCTCGTGGCCACGATGATCGACATCGCCACCGGCAAGCGACCGGCGAGCGACCTGCGCATGCTCCTCGCCGACACCAGCAACGATCGCACGTCGCCCCCCGCACCGTCCCACGCCTTGTTCCTCGAGCGGGTCGCGTACCCGCCCGGGCTGTATCTCTCCCCGACATGA
- a CDS encoding trypsin-like peptidase domain-containing protein, which translates to MSLRDTLAALAIALGSACEGGDSASTRAALAAPAQVTRVNDQITASRRTAIVDAVARVAPAVVTVQTETVERVPVDVFEQFFGGRSGQQVQPGLGSGFIIRPDGIIVTNAHVVAGASRISVMLRDGATYAGTLIGADETNDLAVLRINARNLPVVSLGSSDQLLIGEWAIAIGNPFGFVIGNSEPSVTAGVVSATGRNLLGRSDGSGAYVGMIQTDASINPGNSGGPLVNAVGEVIGVNTSIYTPSGGSIGLGFAIPINRARRIVDDLLDHGSVRRPWIGEKLRTGTGDNPRDIVTAGVIVQSVIPGSPAAKAGLQPGDQILRARGRPLRNVFDWEAERLDMRVGESVPLVVRRGGRETTITVTVADLPDVSAPRVTVLRELELVSLTPAIRAERGLRSAKGALVVRSSDRIKTEIGLQEGDLIVQINRTSIEQAADVSRAFDNYGGRSGLRLVFERRGYFYTTDFVIQ; encoded by the coding sequence ATGAGTCTCCGCGACACCCTCGCCGCCCTGGCCATCGCACTCGGCTCGGCCTGCGAAGGAGGCGATAGCGCGTCCACGCGCGCGGCCCTCGCCGCCCCAGCGCAAGTCACCCGCGTCAACGACCAGATCACCGCGTCGCGGCGCACCGCGATCGTCGACGCGGTGGCACGCGTGGCGCCGGCGGTCGTGACGGTCCAGACGGAGACGGTCGAGCGCGTCCCGGTCGACGTCTTCGAGCAGTTCTTCGGCGGGCGGTCCGGGCAGCAGGTGCAACCGGGCCTCGGCTCGGGCTTCATCATTCGCCCCGACGGCATCATCGTCACCAACGCCCACGTCGTCGCCGGCGCCAGCCGCATCTCGGTGATGCTGCGCGACGGCGCCACCTACGCCGGAACGCTCATCGGCGCCGACGAGACCAACGACCTCGCGGTGCTTCGCATCAACGCGCGGAACCTACCCGTTGTCTCGTTAGGCTCCTCGGACCAGCTCCTCATCGGCGAGTGGGCCATCGCCATCGGCAATCCCTTCGGCTTCGTGATCGGCAACAGCGAACCGAGCGTGACCGCGGGCGTCGTGAGCGCCACCGGGCGCAACCTGCTGGGGCGCAGCGACGGCAGCGGCGCATACGTCGGGATGATCCAGACCGACGCCTCGATCAACCCGGGCAACTCCGGCGGCCCGCTGGTCAACGCGGTGGGCGAGGTGATTGGCGTGAACACCTCGATCTACACACCGAGCGGCGGCTCCATCGGCCTCGGCTTCGCCATCCCGATCAACCGCGCGCGCCGCATCGTCGACGACCTCCTCGATCACGGGAGCGTACGCCGCCCCTGGATCGGCGAGAAGCTGCGCACGGGAACCGGTGACAACCCGCGCGACATCGTCACCGCCGGCGTCATCGTGCAGTCGGTGATTCCGGGCTCGCCCGCCGCCAAAGCCGGCTTGCAGCCGGGCGACCAGATCCTGCGCGCGCGTGGCCGGCCGCTGCGCAACGTCTTCGACTGGGAAGCCGAGCGACTCGACATGCGCGTCGGCGAGTCGGTCCCGCTGGTGGTGCGTCGCGGCGGGCGCGAGACCACGATCACCGTGACGGTCGCCGACCTCCCCGACGTCTCGGCGCCGCGCGTGACCGTGTTACGCGAACTCGAACTCGTCTCGCTCACCCCGGCCATCCGCGCCGAGCGCGGACTGCGGAGCGCCAAGGGCGCCCTGGTGGTGCGCTCGAGCGATCGCATCAAGACCGAGATCGGGCTGCAGGAGGGCGACCTCATCGTCCAGATCAACCGCACGTCGATCGAGCAGGCCGCTGATGTCTCGCGCGCCTTCGACAACTACGGCGGGCGCAGCGGACTCCGCCTCGTCTTCGAGCGGCGCGGCTATTTCTACACCACCGACTTCGTGATCCAGTGA
- the trpD gene encoding anthranilate phosphoribosyltransferase — translation MTSSTLQQAIRRLAFGESLAEDDSAEAFGTIMRGEATPAQVAALLMGLRVKGETAQEVAGAARAMRQAMVRLSASDPAALVDTCGTGGGTVTTFNISTAAALLAAGLGVRVAKHGNRSFTSQCGSADVLEAMGVPLDAAPAVMERSLHDAGIVFMFAPSMHPAMRHVGPVRRELAVPTVMNIVGPLANPAMAGRQVLGVAEVRRIPLLAGALAALGTTHALVVHGEPGMDEFSPLGPTRVVEVRAGTTREWEVKPSDFGYPAFDPAALAGGGPADNARIVRDVLGGQGTPAATAAVVLNAAAALYVSGQVSDYAEGVARAKQGVRDAVGLDALERLRRAYAPEP, via the coding sequence GTGACGAGTAGCACGCTGCAGCAGGCGATTCGCCGGCTGGCCTTCGGCGAGTCGCTCGCCGAGGACGATTCGGCGGAGGCGTTCGGGACCATCATGCGGGGCGAGGCCACGCCGGCGCAGGTGGCCGCACTCCTCATGGGGCTTCGCGTGAAGGGGGAAACGGCCCAGGAGGTGGCGGGGGCCGCCCGCGCGATGCGCCAGGCGATGGTCCGCCTGAGCGCCAGCGATCCCGCCGCACTGGTGGACACCTGCGGCACCGGGGGTGGAACGGTCACCACGTTCAACATCTCCACCGCCGCCGCCCTGCTCGCCGCCGGGCTCGGGGTTCGCGTGGCGAAGCACGGAAACCGCTCGTTCACCTCGCAGTGCGGAAGTGCCGACGTCCTGGAGGCAATGGGGGTCCCGCTGGACGCCGCGCCGGCGGTCATGGAGCGCTCGCTGCACGACGCGGGGATCGTCTTCATGTTCGCCCCGAGCATGCATCCGGCAATGCGCCACGTGGGACCGGTGCGCCGCGAGCTGGCGGTGCCGACAGTCATGAACATCGTGGGGCCGCTGGCCAACCCGGCAATGGCGGGGCGCCAGGTGCTGGGGGTGGCGGAGGTTCGGCGCATCCCTCTCCTGGCGGGGGCGCTCGCCGCGCTGGGGACCACGCACGCCCTCGTGGTGCACGGCGAGCCGGGGATGGACGAGTTCTCACCGCTGGGCCCGACGCGCGTGGTCGAGGTGCGCGCCGGAACGACTCGCGAGTGGGAAGTGAAGCCGTCGGACTTTGGCTACCCGGCGTTTGACCCCGCCGCACTCGCCGGCGGCGGCCCCGCCGACAACGCGCGCATCGTGCGCGACGTGTTGGGAGGCCAGGGGACTCCAGCCGCCACCGCCGCGGTGGTCCTCAACGCGGCGGCCGCGCTCTACGTCTCGGGGCAGGTGAGCGACTACGCGGAGGGAGTGGCGCGCGCAAAACAGGGGGTGCGCGACGCCGTGGGACTGGACGCGCTGGAGCGGCTGCGCCGCGCGTACG
- a CDS encoding GAF domain-containing protein, whose amino-acid sequence MSIKSLPSLAHALSVAPDLDAALVALGEALAEADRSALVSVFRYEGRREMLRERLTPVQERVVRATVDTTIDHLPPAARAMVANGGQFVDLGDRSVEYARLLGLTPFADGGILSLRGLTTDGELSGMLGLYEQRRMFGTRTSERFAPCVALFELAYARFGEREARDEAVRTLEDVTQRVHGEYIRKLGVLEGELGKARGAASQVNAADAERLLHLERDIAAAQEEGRRATRKSSSLEHQLTAAVAQLEQAHIELHRRNESLRQKTRTLYLIERSLRIDNTSKDAPRALVDGLLALVGDDMQAQRCSLMLRAPEPDTLYLAAARGLAPNIVLGQRIPNGKGVAGIVAMSREPLLVQDAAEADRHPLLRDQYLTTGSFISFPLIYRDELIGVVNLTNRAKRGVFVEEDVERVSLLALVIALIAANAELPERLLGEIGDE is encoded by the coding sequence ATGTCGATCAAGAGCCTTCCCTCGCTGGCGCACGCGCTGAGTGTCGCCCCCGACCTGGACGCGGCGCTCGTGGCGCTGGGTGAGGCGCTCGCCGAGGCCGATCGGTCGGCGCTCGTCTCCGTGTTCCGCTACGAAGGGCGCCGGGAAATGCTGCGTGAGCGGCTGACCCCCGTGCAGGAGCGCGTGGTCCGCGCCACCGTCGATACCACCATCGACCACCTCCCCCCGGCCGCGCGCGCCATGGTGGCAAACGGCGGGCAGTTCGTCGACCTCGGCGACCGGTCGGTCGAGTACGCCCGGCTCCTCGGCCTCACCCCGTTTGCCGACGGCGGCATCCTCTCGCTGCGCGGCCTAACGACAGACGGCGAACTGTCAGGGATGCTGGGACTGTACGAACAGCGGCGCATGTTCGGCACGCGAACCAGCGAACGCTTCGCCCCGTGCGTCGCCCTGTTCGAGCTGGCGTACGCGCGCTTTGGCGAGCGCGAGGCGCGTGACGAAGCGGTGCGCACGCTCGAGGACGTGACGCAGCGCGTGCACGGCGAGTACATCCGCAAGCTCGGCGTGCTCGAGGGCGAGCTGGGGAAGGCGCGCGGCGCCGCCTCGCAGGTCAACGCCGCCGACGCCGAACGCCTCTTGCACCTGGAGCGCGACATCGCCGCGGCGCAGGAAGAGGGGCGGCGCGCAACGCGCAAGTCGTCGTCGCTGGAGCACCAGCTCACGGCGGCCGTCGCACAGCTGGAGCAGGCGCACATCGAGCTGCACCGCCGCAACGAATCGCTGCGACAGAAGACGCGCACGCTGTACCTCATCGAACGGTCGCTGCGCATCGACAACACGAGCAAGGATGCGCCGCGCGCCCTGGTGGACGGACTCCTCGCCCTGGTGGGCGATGACATGCAGGCGCAACGCTGCTCGCTCATGCTGCGCGCCCCCGAGCCGGATACGCTCTACCTCGCCGCAGCGCGCGGGCTGGCGCCCAACATCGTCCTCGGCCAGCGCATTCCCAACGGCAAGGGTGTCGCGGGCATCGTCGCCATGTCGCGCGAACCGCTGCTGGTGCAGGATGCCGCGGAAGCCGACCGCCACCCGCTCCTTCGCGACCAGTACCTCACCACCGGGTCGTTCATCTCGTTCCCGCTCATCTACCGGGATGAACTGATCGGCGTCGTGAACCTGACCAATCGCGCCAAGCGCGGCGTCTTCGTGGAGGAAGACGTCGAACGCGTGTCGCTGCTGGCGCTGGTCATCGCGCTCATCGCCGCCAATGCCGAGCTCCCGGAGCGGCTGCTGGGAGAGATCGGTGACGAGTAG